A region from the Lytechinus variegatus isolate NC3 chromosome 6, Lvar_3.0, whole genome shotgun sequence genome encodes:
- the LOC121417210 gene encoding zinc finger protein 2 homolog isoform X2 produces MCYVFTNVTGATSNKLDCFAVVQSLQENLCACLHFASKSTMPPPKADDNSDIQACFAAKEWAKISDYERICLKNIKENYEMMIKVGLQVRKPMFLRRQHRIKKEIKEENDSEDEEMKSRGLEVGQPMFMQSLQGIKIEVKEENESEDGETKSRGLEVGQPMFMQRLQGMKIEVKEESDDGHEEMKSIGEAPKPDTITRESKSQEGSSNHYAIKVETECDDNGNLLGDAHVTGGEQILGLREWKDYVQAIQTQTNPRSSCDQRSGDLNTQSCDEKMEQTLTGDQAPRQSGDLNTQSCDQETEQTLTGASGGDRTPKQSGDLNSQSCDQETEQTLTEGASGGDQTSKQTKSSRVKKEGEDGGKASALSDSGIYRCKFCGSPYAIPLILARHLKYKHKINGIYMPSYGSKEDNLQFVSGKIQKNTCKTDECTLVEKRIMQTGNEESMIDGSKSRRELSYLTLYGVSHEVEKPYVCDQCGEAFNQSCNLTLHEQTHVGERPYVCNQCGKAFKRKDHLAVHKQSHTGTGETRERPYVCDQCGKAFVSTYALKTHKQIHTGEKPYVCDQCGKTFSHESYLKAHKRTHEGEKPYVCDQCGNAYKRAYALTLHKRIHTGEKPHLCEDCGKAFYRKSHLETHKRIHTGEKPYVCDLCGKAFKQTGSLVDHKRIHTGEKPYVCDRCGKAFIQNPHLKKHKRTCIS; encoded by the exons ATGTGTTATGTGTTTACCAACGTTACAGGCGCGACGAGTAACAAATTAGACTG CTTTGCCGTGGTTCAGTCACTTCAGGAAAATCTTTGTGCATGCCTTCACTTTGCAAGTAAATCCACCATGCCTCCGCCAAAGGCTGATGATAATTCCGACATCCAGGCCTGCTTCGCAGCCAAGGAATGGGCAAAGATCAGCGATTACGAAAGAATTTGTCTCAAGAACATCAAAGAAAATTATGAGATGATGATCAAAGTTG GATTACAGGTCAGGAAACCTATGTTCTTGCGACGTCAGCACAGAATCAAGAAAGAGATCAAAGAGGAAAACGATAGTGAGGATGAGGAAATGAAGTCAAGAG GATTGGAGGTGGGTCAACCGATGTTCATGCAAAGTCTGCAAGGAATAAAAATAGAGGTCAAAGAAGAAAACGAAAGCGAGGATGGGGAAACAAAGTCAAGAG GATTAGAGGTCGGTCAACCCATGTTCATGCAACGTCTGCAAGGAATGAAAATAGAAGTCAAAGAGGAAAGTGATGATGGCCATGAGGAAATGAAGTCAATCG GTGAAGCTCCAAAACCAGATACTATTACAAGGGAGAGCAAGTCGCAAGAAGGGAGTTCTAATCAT taCGCTATTAAAGTAGAGACTGAGTGTGATGATAACGGCAATCTGCTTGGAGATGCACATGTTACTGGAGGAGAGCAAATCCTTGGACTCCGCGAATGGAAGGACTATGTTCAAGCTATCCAGACACAAACCAATCCAAGATCATCATGTGATCAGAGGTCAGGTGATCTCAACACTCAGTCATGTGATGAGAAGATGGAGCAAACCTTGACAGGTGACCAGGCTCCAAGGCAATCGGGTGATCTCAACACTCAGTCATGTGATCAGGAGACGGAACAAACTTTGACAGGAGCTTCAGGAGGCGACCGGACTCCAAAGCAATCAGGTGATCTCAACTCTCAGTCATGTGATCAGGAGACGGAACAAACTTTGACAGAAGGAGCTTCAGGAGGTGACCAGACTTCAAAGCAAACCAAATCATCTCGTGTGAAAAAGGAGGGCGAAGATGGTGGAAAGGCTAGTGCCCTCTCAG aTTCTGGAATCTATAGATGCAAGTTTTGTGGATCACCCTATGCTATTCCTCTCATCTTAGCGAGGCACCTCAAGTACAAGCACAAAATAAATGGTATCTACATGCCGTCGTATGGATCAAAGGAAGACAATCTGCAGTTTGTTAgtggaaaaatacaaaaaaatacatgcaaaaCTGATGAGTGCACACTTgttgaaaaaagaataatgcaAACAGGAAATGAAGAAAGTATGATTGATGGAAGCAAGTCACGTAGAGAGTTATCTTATCTAACATTATATGGAGTAAGTCATGAAGTTGAGAAACCGTATGTATGTGATCAATGCGGTGAGGCATTTAATCAGTCTTGTAATCTCACCTTACATGAACAAACCCATGTAGGGGAGAGACCCTATGTATGTAATCAATGTGGCAAGGCATTTAAAAGGAAAGATCATCTCGCAGTACATAAGCAATCTCATACAGGTACAGGTGAGACTCGTGAGAGACCCTATGTATGTGACCAGTGTGGTAAGGCGTTTGTTTCTACATATGCTCTGAAAACGCATAAACaaatccatacaggtgagaaaCCCTATGTGTGCGATCAGTGTGGTAAGACATTTAGTCATGAATCTTATCTAAAAGCACACAAACGAACCCATGAAGGGGAGAAACCCTATGTATGCGATCAATGTGGGAATGCCTACAAACGAGCTTATGCTCTCACACTACATAAACGTATCCACACGGGTGAGAAACCCCATTTATGCGAAGACTGTGGCAAGGCATTCTATCGGAAATCTCATCTCGAAACGCACAAACGAATCCATACAGGTGAAAAACCTTATGTATGTGATCTttgtggtaaggcatttaaaCAGACGGGTAGTCTGGTTGATCATAAACGGATCCATACGGGTGAAAAACCCTACGTTTGTGATCGGTGTGGTAAAGCATTTATTCAAAATCCTCATCTCAAAAAACATAAACGCACATGTAtaagttag
- the LOC121417208 gene encoding uncharacterized protein LOC121417208, whose amino-acid sequence MSSSNARDQDSADLSPSPTGPRASSAPETPAAMLHHGSKHPASTSTSKSLTSHEPKSSVSGKKIDKRYVKKPEKDKKKQSNVKDGNSGPPASVSSSKKEQSSHSRDENKNLADVDSRLTKLESMLNRVIGALPLPEEDYDQHYAEHAHNEDSADDHDDINPYQSCQRLYTQPVDVDYDDITCTSQEESTLPKMIPTFAAKFAAQSDEGPPLEEEIASSTMFMMNNKLEEKVLEETGIKYLPPSNCPYLDVPKVNPVIWENLSPSTRSRDLKLARVQKSLTRGLTAFTRSISSGNLSPSQQDALALLSNANYEMNALRKEQIKPDMNAAYSHLCKPTIPVTKFLFGDDLGKRVKDMTEEQKATGRVVKTSEPGRGRYRAHANYHPYRAGDYSRQGYRAAGWSTPNHRPQSGAPYRPFLDRKAPIRGRRQPQAPMVKKPPASQGRYRENPQRK is encoded by the coding sequence ATGAGTTCGAGCAACGCTCGCGATCAAGATTCGGCGGATTTGAGTCCGTCTCCTACCGGACCGAGAGCCTCCTCGGCCCCCGAAACTCCGGCGGCGATGCTCCACCATGGGTCTAAGCACCCCGCGAGCACATCCACCTCCAAAAGCCTCACAAGTCATGAGCCCAAGAGCTCCGTGAGCGGGAAGAAGATCGATAAACGGTATGTTAAGAAACCAGAGAAAGATAAGAAGAAGCAAAGCAATGTTAAAGACGGCAATAGCGGACCCCCAGCTTCAGTTTCATCTTCAAAAAAGGAGCAGTCGTCCCACTCAcgggatgaaaataaaaacttggcTGATGTTGACAGTCGTTTAACAAAACTGGAATCCATGCTTAACCGTGTCATTGGTGCTCTCCCATTGCCGGAGGAAGATTATGACCAACATTACGCTGAACATGCTCATAATGAGGACTCAgctgatgatcatgatgacatcAATCCGTACCAATCATGCCAAAGGCTGTACACGCAACCAGTTGATGTTGATTACGATGACATCACATGTACTTCCCAAGAGGAATCCACATTGCCAAAAATGATTCCCACATTCGCAGCTAAGTTTGCTGCCCAATCTGATGAGGGGCCTCCTCTTGAAGAAGAAATAGCTAGCTCAACAATGTTCATGATGAACAATAAATTGGAGGAGAAAGTCCTCGAAGAGACTGGAATAAAATATTTGCCACCAAGCAACTGCCCCTACTTGGATGTACCTAAAGTGAACCCTGTTATTTGGGAGAATCTGTCTCCTTCAACAAGAAGCAGAGACCTCAAGCTAGCTAGGGTACAGAAGTCCCTCACTAGGGGCTTGACTGCCTTCACTCGCTCAATCTCGTCAGGCAACCTTTCTCCATCTCAACAAGATGCATTGGCCTTGCTGTCTAATGCAAATTACGAAATGAATGCTCTACGCAAGGAACAAATAAAGCCTGACATGAATGCTGCATACAGCCACCTGTGCAAACCAACTATTCCGGTCACAAAGTTCCTTTTTGGGGACGATTTGGGAAAGCGAGTTAAGGACATGACCGAAGAGCAGAAAGCTACTGGACGAGTTGTAAAAACTTCAGAGCCAGGCCGTGGCCGTTATCGAGCTCACGCCAATTACCATCCTTACAGAGCTGGAGATTACTCCCGCCAAGGTTACAGAGCTGCAGGTTGGTCTACTCCTAACCATCGACCACAATCAGGTGCTCCTTACAGGCCTTTTTTGGACAGAAAGGCCCCTATCAGGGGCCGCAGACAGCCACAAGCCCCCATGGTGAAAAAACCACCAGCATCTCAGGGCAGATACCGAGAGAATCCCCAGCGGAAGTAG
- the LOC121417210 gene encoding zinc finger protein 2 homolog isoform X1, producing MCYVFTNVTGATSNKLDCFAVVQSLQENLCACLHFASKSTMPPPKADDNSDIQACFAAKEWAKISDYERICLKNIKENYEMMIKVGLQVRKPMFLRRQHRIKKEIKEENDSEDEEMKSRGLEVGQPMFMQSLQGIKIEVKEENESEDGETKSRGLEVGQPMFMQRLQGMKIEVKEESDDGHEEMKSIEPSRISTDEGEAPKPDTITRESKSQEGSSNHYAIKVETECDDNGNLLGDAHVTGGEQILGLREWKDYVQAIQTQTNPRSSCDQRSGDLNTQSCDEKMEQTLTGDQAPRQSGDLNTQSCDQETEQTLTGASGGDRTPKQSGDLNSQSCDQETEQTLTEGASGGDQTSKQTKSSRVKKEGEDGGKASALSDSGIYRCKFCGSPYAIPLILARHLKYKHKINGIYMPSYGSKEDNLQFVSGKIQKNTCKTDECTLVEKRIMQTGNEESMIDGSKSRRELSYLTLYGVSHEVEKPYVCDQCGEAFNQSCNLTLHEQTHVGERPYVCNQCGKAFKRKDHLAVHKQSHTGTGETRERPYVCDQCGKAFVSTYALKTHKQIHTGEKPYVCDQCGKTFSHESYLKAHKRTHEGEKPYVCDQCGNAYKRAYALTLHKRIHTGEKPHLCEDCGKAFYRKSHLETHKRIHTGEKPYVCDLCGKAFKQTGSLVDHKRIHTGEKPYVCDRCGKAFIQNPHLKKHKRTCIS from the exons ATGTGTTATGTGTTTACCAACGTTACAGGCGCGACGAGTAACAAATTAGACTG CTTTGCCGTGGTTCAGTCACTTCAGGAAAATCTTTGTGCATGCCTTCACTTTGCAAGTAAATCCACCATGCCTCCGCCAAAGGCTGATGATAATTCCGACATCCAGGCCTGCTTCGCAGCCAAGGAATGGGCAAAGATCAGCGATTACGAAAGAATTTGTCTCAAGAACATCAAAGAAAATTATGAGATGATGATCAAAGTTG GATTACAGGTCAGGAAACCTATGTTCTTGCGACGTCAGCACAGAATCAAGAAAGAGATCAAAGAGGAAAACGATAGTGAGGATGAGGAAATGAAGTCAAGAG GATTGGAGGTGGGTCAACCGATGTTCATGCAAAGTCTGCAAGGAATAAAAATAGAGGTCAAAGAAGAAAACGAAAGCGAGGATGGGGAAACAAAGTCAAGAG GATTAGAGGTCGGTCAACCCATGTTCATGCAACGTCTGCAAGGAATGAAAATAGAAGTCAAAGAGGAAAGTGATGATGGCCATGAGGAAATGAAGTCAATCG AACCTTCTCGCATATCCACTGATGAAGGTGAAGCTCCAAAACCAGATACTATTACAAGGGAGAGCAAGTCGCAAGAAGGGAGTTCTAATCAT taCGCTATTAAAGTAGAGACTGAGTGTGATGATAACGGCAATCTGCTTGGAGATGCACATGTTACTGGAGGAGAGCAAATCCTTGGACTCCGCGAATGGAAGGACTATGTTCAAGCTATCCAGACACAAACCAATCCAAGATCATCATGTGATCAGAGGTCAGGTGATCTCAACACTCAGTCATGTGATGAGAAGATGGAGCAAACCTTGACAGGTGACCAGGCTCCAAGGCAATCGGGTGATCTCAACACTCAGTCATGTGATCAGGAGACGGAACAAACTTTGACAGGAGCTTCAGGAGGCGACCGGACTCCAAAGCAATCAGGTGATCTCAACTCTCAGTCATGTGATCAGGAGACGGAACAAACTTTGACAGAAGGAGCTTCAGGAGGTGACCAGACTTCAAAGCAAACCAAATCATCTCGTGTGAAAAAGGAGGGCGAAGATGGTGGAAAGGCTAGTGCCCTCTCAG aTTCTGGAATCTATAGATGCAAGTTTTGTGGATCACCCTATGCTATTCCTCTCATCTTAGCGAGGCACCTCAAGTACAAGCACAAAATAAATGGTATCTACATGCCGTCGTATGGATCAAAGGAAGACAATCTGCAGTTTGTTAgtggaaaaatacaaaaaaatacatgcaaaaCTGATGAGTGCACACTTgttgaaaaaagaataatgcaAACAGGAAATGAAGAAAGTATGATTGATGGAAGCAAGTCACGTAGAGAGTTATCTTATCTAACATTATATGGAGTAAGTCATGAAGTTGAGAAACCGTATGTATGTGATCAATGCGGTGAGGCATTTAATCAGTCTTGTAATCTCACCTTACATGAACAAACCCATGTAGGGGAGAGACCCTATGTATGTAATCAATGTGGCAAGGCATTTAAAAGGAAAGATCATCTCGCAGTACATAAGCAATCTCATACAGGTACAGGTGAGACTCGTGAGAGACCCTATGTATGTGACCAGTGTGGTAAGGCGTTTGTTTCTACATATGCTCTGAAAACGCATAAACaaatccatacaggtgagaaaCCCTATGTGTGCGATCAGTGTGGTAAGACATTTAGTCATGAATCTTATCTAAAAGCACACAAACGAACCCATGAAGGGGAGAAACCCTATGTATGCGATCAATGTGGGAATGCCTACAAACGAGCTTATGCTCTCACACTACATAAACGTATCCACACGGGTGAGAAACCCCATTTATGCGAAGACTGTGGCAAGGCATTCTATCGGAAATCTCATCTCGAAACGCACAAACGAATCCATACAGGTGAAAAACCTTATGTATGTGATCTttgtggtaaggcatttaaaCAGACGGGTAGTCTGGTTGATCATAAACGGATCCATACGGGTGAAAAACCCTACGTTTGTGATCGGTGTGGTAAAGCATTTATTCAAAATCCTCATCTCAAAAAACATAAACGCACATGTAtaagttag